Proteins found in one Bradysia coprophila strain Holo2 chromosome X unlocalized genomic scaffold, BU_Bcop_v1 contig_35, whole genome shotgun sequence genomic segment:
- the LOC119069496 gene encoding rab11 family-interacting protein 1 translates to MWNPTHIQVIVLRAKGLLTKGKNGTNNCFATIEVGKEKYATSIKDSSPPMLEWHEECELTIPDKGNRAELIVKCLHRNNFSVDEFLGQVTLPLSDMDVYEKPRSKWYKLQSKPGKDKKDKDRGELEIRIAFTVKSGSLMDLSKKEKKGSTLGSSLGLGGGGGGSLLSINTLEKKRKLKDFAKSLGSKVHLTGKPKKDKQNVDNGSNSGSVSSIGTPGSGVFAPRRFGQSAGDADPGVISEDEDEFVFDKLSHKSSGSSLNVAKVPTNSHQTPPSPLASNSSKSENEDIRLRSKTLPPSKPPRINGEPGTQKVDEWEAKLYGKHLEVGSSDSLKRRSWESSRVMLSSQQDIHESTKEPTNEHVTSNTAPTTPNLEDQKRTTSEQVDKPRPLPRSATLESIVEKEKETKEEVVEKKPEKRLSKFKYFRKEKTDSLEDIKHKLGNKQFGERIIIGHENDLKRHGAEVPQELLKKYDGKSREEIILLANDMENEVRIQKMKMKEMEDYLDNLLLRVMETQPKLLQNPYRSHNSTKSG, encoded by the exons atgtGGAATCCAACGCACATTCAAGTTATTG TTTTACGAGCAAAGGGACTACTGACTAAAGGCAAAAATGGAACGAATAATTGTTTTGCAACGATCGAAGTTGGTAAAGAGAAATACGCAACATCGATCAAGGACTCATCGCCACCAATGTTGGAATGGCATGAGGAGTGTGAACT TACCATTCCGGATAAGGGCAACCGAGCCGAGCTAATAGTCAAATGTTTGCATCGTAACAATTTCTCGGTAGACGAATTTTTGGGACAAGTTACACTGCCGCTCAGTGATATGGATGTGTACGAAAAGCCAAGATCAAAATGGTATAAGCTGCAAAGTAAACCGGGCAAAGACAAGAAAGACAAGGATCGCGGTGAACTGGAAATACGCATAGCGTTTACGGTGAAATCGGGTTCGTTGATGGACCTGagtaaaaaggaaaagaaaggTTCGACGCTGGGATCGTCACTAGGATTAggaggtggtggtggtggcAGCCTGTTGAGCATAAATACATTAGAGAAAAAGAGGAAATTAAAGGATTTCGCTAAATCACTAGGTTCTAAG GTTCATTTAACTGgtaaaccgaaaaaagacaAGCAAAACGTTGACAATGGCTCAAATTCAGGAAGCGTTTCAAGCATTGGCACGCCAGGTAGTGGAGTCTTTGCACCCCGACGATTTGGACAATCGGCTGGAGACGCTGATCCTGGTGTTATTAGTGAAGACGAAGACGAATTTGTGTTTGACAAATTGTCTCATAAAAGTTCCGGCAGCTCGTTGAATGTGGCAAAAGTACCTACGAATTCTCATCAAACGCCTCCATCACCATTGGCTTCCAACTCATCGAAAAGCGAAAACGAAGACATTCGCCTGCGATCGAAAACGCTTCCACCGTCAAAGCCACCACGCATAAACGGCGAACCCGGTACACAGAAAGTCGACGAATGGGAAGCCAAACTGTACGGCAAGCACTTGGAGGTGGGCAGCTCCGATTCACTGAAGCGCCGTTCATGGGAAAGTTCACGTGTAATGTTGTCATCGCAACAAGACATCCACGAATCGACAAAAGAACCGACCAATGAGCATGTAACGTCGAATACAGCACCAACCACGCCGAACTTGGAAGATCAGAAACGGACGACCAGTGAACAAGTTGATAAACCGAGACCATTGCCGCGAAGTGCGACATTGGAGAGTATTGTCGAAAAGGAAAAGGAGACGAAAGAGGAAGTTGTGGAAAAGAAACCGGAAAAGCGATTGAGCAAATTCAAGTATTTCCGCAAAGAGAAGACCGATTCGCTGGAAGATATAAAACATAAACTCGGCAACAAACAGTTCGGTGAACGCATAATAATTGGACACGAGAATGACCTGAAAAGACATGGGGCCGAGGTTCCGCAAGAATTATTGAAGAAATATGACGGGAAATCGAGAGAG gaaataattttacttGCAAATGACATGGAGAACGAAGTTCGTATTCAAAAGATGAAAATGAAGGAAATGGAAGATTATCTGGACAATCTGCTGTTGAGGGTAATGGAAACGCAACCCAAACTTCTGCAGAATCCCTATCGTAGTCACAATTCCACCAAAAG Cggttga